One Branchiostoma floridae strain S238N-H82 chromosome 1, Bfl_VNyyK, whole genome shotgun sequence genomic region harbors:
- the LOC118410851 gene encoding beta-1,4-glucuronyltransferase 1-like: MINKFIIFLVGLIVVMQVVHITLLSRLDRDRGRSPSSIQTEGGEHFSPREGRRLAGSSSTSRGNLRKSSAKLSKGSLDVSGQYRIHNFYIRSDDAANGDVQLEDATLVTQCSVQNLYHIVELSVRWDGPVSVAIFAPGENAAFADDIVGGLRRCYPLIRKYVSFHLVYPTSREAIIYEESPTLLNTPCQDILHLAKYHKSATLNYGAEKEPYPNNLLRNVARQGSSTEFIFVVDIDMLPSEKLRTDFVHFALENRLFDSRTSLVSDHLDTVYVVPAFELQLNASIPKDKTELLEALQQGQARPFYRDICWKCQSSTDYDKWTAAKSSSKRRLDVAYNVTWKDPWEPFYIGRWSVPLYDERFKQYGFNRISQVQQLKNYYS; this comes from the coding sequence ATGATTAACAAGTTCATCATCTTCCTGGTGGGGCTGATCGTCGTAATGCAAGTAGTGCACATCACGCTACTCTCCAGGCTGGACCGGGACCGCGGCCGGAGCCCCTCCTCCATCCAGACCGAGGGTGGGGAGCACTTCAGCCCGCGGGAGGGGAGGCGGCTGGCCGGGAGTAGCAGCACCAGCCGGGGGAACCTGAGGAAGAGCAGCGCGAAGCTGTCCAAGGGCAGCCTGGACGTCAGCGGTCAGTACCGCATCCATAACTTCTACATCCGCAGCGATGATGCAGCTAACGGGGACGTGCAGCTGGAGGATGCTACCTTGGTAACGCAGTGCTCCGTGCAGAATCTGTACCACATCGTGGAGCTGAGTGTGAGATGGGATGGACCCGTCTCCGTAGCCATCTTTGCACCCGGTGAGAACGCAGCATTTGCAGATGACATTGTGGGCGGACTGAGACGGTGTTATCCACTTATTCGCAAGTACGTTTCATTCCACTTGGTTTACCCAACGTCCAGGGAGGCCATCATCTACGAGGAGTCCCCCACCTTACTCAACACACCTTGCCAGGACATCCTCCATCTTGCCAAGTACCACAAGTCAGCCACTCTGAACTATGGTGCAGAGAAGGAGCCATATCCCAACAACCTGCTGCGGAATGTGGCTCGGCAGGGATCGTCGACAGAATTCATCTTCGTGGTAGACATCGACATGCTCCCCAGTGAGAAACTGAGGACTGACTTTGTTCACTTCGCCCTAGAAAACAGATTATTTGACTCTAGAACAAGTCTGGTCTCGGATCACCTGGACACAGTGTACGTGGTTCCAGCTTTTGAATTGCAGCTGAACGCATCTATTCCAAAAGACAAGACAGAGCTGTTAGAGGCCTTGCAGCAGGGTCAGGCCAGGCCATTTTATCGAGACATTTGCTGGAAGTGTCAGAGTTCCACTGACTATGATAAATGGACAGCAGCAAAGTCCTCCTCCAAACGAAGGCTGGATGTTGCCTACAACGTGACTTGGAAGGATCCATGGGAGCCGTTCTACATCGGCCGGTGGTCGGTGCCCCTCTATGACGAGAGATTCAAGCAGTACGGGTTCAACCGCATAAGCCAGGTACAACAGTTAAAAAACTACTATTCCTAG